Proteins found in one Fusarium keratoplasticum isolate Fu6.1 chromosome 12, whole genome shotgun sequence genomic segment:
- a CDS encoding CBM21 domain-containing protein: MHRSSTSSTSCYGLTLDHPLRPGSPSFKHYRLPTSHSRQANYAQPLHNTTAGILTLTGLGAEPSIMVTGSSGMQVRSPALVEYRERDDAGNGNENKTAPDALERQPKESPEVAKASNQDLGGESSPPFAPTKKTSPSTGSLDDRGKVGNESPSCQETSTTQGPGERLQRPRSESSERVRPALRPRHHRSSSMPSFSKTVHFDTKLNNVCYFRKADRPLAVSAGSSPVIGHLEANEYPFYADNDEDLFEWQLFTPNFPRNSLDRDSMPVRLERLYLSHDNKHILGSVIVANLAFEKSVICRFTLDYWTTTSETTAVHCCPVPGQMGKYDRFIFSIRLTETVNIESKPIFLCIRYNVNGQEFWDNNLGTNFQVDLRKKYGC, translated from the coding sequence ATGCATCGCTCTTCTacttcctcaacctcttgCTACGGCCTCACTCTGGATCACCCCCTACGACCCGGCTCTCCGTCTTTCAAACACTACCGGCTACCGACCTCGCATTCTCGCCAAGCAAATTACGCACAGCCACTCCACAATACGACGGCGGGCATTTTAACTCTAACGGGGTTGGGCGCGGAGCCAAGCATTATGGTCACGGGGTCCTCGGGCATGCAAGTGAGATCACCTGCCCTGGTCGAATACCGAGAGCGAGACGATGCTGGTAACGGCAACGAAAACAAGACGGCTCCCGATGCTCTGGAGAGGCAGCCAAAGGAATCACCGGAAGTGGCAAAGGCGTCGAACCAAGACTTGGGCGGCGAATCATCGCCACCATTTGCCCCTACGAAGAAGACCAGTCCAAGCACAGGGTCCCTCGACGACAGGGGCAAAGTTGGTAACGAATCGCCATCATGCCAAGAGACGAGCACCACTCAGGGTCCTGGAGAGAGGCTCCAAAGGCCTCGCAGCGAGTCCAGTGAACGAGTCCGTCCCGCCCTTCGTCCACGCCATCATCGAAGCTCTAGCATGCCTAGTTTTTCAAAGACGGTTCACTTCGACACGAAACTGAACAACGTTTGTTACTTCCGCAAGGCCGATCGCCCTCTCGCCGTCAGCGCGGGCTCTTCGCCAGTCATTGGCCATCTCGAGGCGAACGAGTACCCGTTCTACGCAGACAACGACGAGGATCTTTTTGAGTGGCAGCTTTTCACACCCAACTTTCCTCGGAATTCCCTGGATAGGGATTCCATGCCAGTCCGGCTCGAGAGGCTGTATCTCTCACATGACAACAAGCACATCTTGGGTTCGGTCATAGTGGCAAACCTGGCTTTCGAGAAGTCGGTCATTTGCCGTTTCACCTTGGACTACTGGACAACGACTTCCGAGACCACGGCGGTGCATTGCTGCCCTGTGCCGGGACAGATGGGCAAATATGATCGATTCATATTCAGCATCAGGCTAACAGAGACCGTGAACATAGAATCGAAGCCCATATTTCTCTGCATTCGCTACAACGTCAACGGGCAGGAGTTTTGGGATAACAATCTGGGCACAAATTTTCAGGTAGATTTAAGAAAAAAGTATGGATGCTAG
- a CDS encoding Zn(2)-C6 fungal-type domain-containing protein has protein sequence MAETLVTRKRTIQSRTKVKTGCTTCRIRKVKCDEGKPSCLKCVNTGRTCDGYESPFRLVTSQPTHSPHTGSTKPSAGSLVTRHTVIEISPKDIDLLSRHFSTKTIFNVKLGCDEEARQVLQASLTDPPIQHAVSSLRALREHLEASGDLPMSLGQRHPSYGSDYGLQQYCMALGGLASSLSSPGSNGLKSALLCCQIFISIEQVRWNFTAMARHMIQGLSIMHEYRARPTFAGNRLVPAHHSQLPLLDVFIIKMFAAPCKFAEPPAAVERSRVAVAYKARNIDA, from the exons ATGGCTGAAACCCTTGTTACGCGCAAACGGACCATTCAAAGTAGAACAAAGGTGAAAACCGGATGTACAACCTGCAG AATACGAAAGGTCAAATGCGACGAGGGCAAGCCATCCTGCCTGAAATGTGTCAACACTGGCCGTACCTGCGACGGCTACGAGTCTCCCTTTAGACTTGTTACGAGCCAACCCACTCACAGCCCTCATACTGGTAGCACGAAGCCAAGTGCGGGCTCACTTGTCACCCGGCACACCGTGATTGAGATCTCCCCCAAGGACATCGATCTCCTAAGCCGTCACTTCTCAACCAAGACCATATTTAACGTCAAACTGGGTTGCGATGAAGAGGCCAGGCAAGTTCTCCAAGCTAGCCTGACTGACCCACCAATACAACACGCAGTTTCGTCCCTTCGAGCTCTCCGGGAACATCTTGAGGCTTCCGGAGATCTTCCGATGTCTCTTGGGCAGCGACATCCGAGCTATGGCTCTGACTACGGCCTGCAGCAATATTGCATGGCCCTAGGGGGTCTCGCCTCCAGCCTGTCGTCTCCAGGATCCAACGGACTGAAGTCGGCATTACTTTGCTGTCAGATCTTCATAAGTATTGAGCAAGTTCGATGGAATTTCACTGCCATGGCCAGGCATATGATTCAAGGACTCAGCATAATGCATGAGTACCGGGCAAGGCCAACCTTTGCTGGAAACAGATTAGTGCCGGCGCACCATAGCCAGCTACCCTTGCTGGATGTCTTTATCATCAAGATGTTTGCTGCGCCATGCAAGTTTGCGGAGCCTCCAGCAGCGGTCGAGAGAAGCAGAGTGGCGGT AGCTTACAAGGCTCGCAACATCGACGCTTGA
- a CDS encoding NAD(P)-bd-dom domain-containing protein, which produces MHFLLLGATGRTGKHVVSELLSQGHTAVALVRTAGSLTPRSGLTVVTGSPLSKPDIQKALSAAPSLIPSAAIVTLNTVRKSDSPFAPQLSPPRFLADSCANVCEVLEKAGIYRIVVMSTAGVGDSWTNLPWLSKAFMGWTNIKYALEDHGLVDKEIRSTKMDWTLVRAVRLEFDNPKKTDTKKDVQTLGSDGIGMGMADSVSVASAARFLVKVAVEGLFSKSAVVIRG; this is translated from the coding sequence ATGcatttcctcctcctcggcgcaACTGGGCGCACCGGCAAGCACGTCGTCTCTGAGTTACTCTCTCAAGGCCATACAGCGGTAGCACTCGTTCGTACCGCTGGCAGCCTCACTCCCCGCTCTGGCCTCACCGTCGTCACTGGATCGCCGCTATCAAAGCCAGACATCCAAAAAGCCCTCTCTGCAGCGCCTTCCCTCATACCTTCtgccgccatcgtcaccTTGAACACTGTCCGCAAGTCCGACAGCCCTTTTGCACCCCAACTTTCACCTCCTCGATTCCTGGCCGACTCTTGCGCCAATGTCTGCGAGGTTCTAGAAAAGGCGGGCATCTACCGCATTGTGGTCATGTCAACAGCGGGCGTCGGGGACTCGTGGACCAACCTGCCGTGGCTGTCCAAGGCATTCATGGGGTGGACCAACATAAAGTACGCCCTCGAGGACCACGGTCTCGTTGACAAGGAGATTCGATCGACAAAGATGGACTGGACTCTCGTGAGGGCTGTGAGGCTGGAGTTTGACAATCCGAAGAAGACCGACACTAAGAAGGACGTGCAAACGCTGGGTAGCGATGGTATTGGAATGGGCATGGCCGACAGCGTGAGTGTTGCTAGTGCGGCGAGGTTCTTGGTCAAGGTTGCAGTCGAGGGACTCTTTAGTAAAAGCGCAGTGGTTATTAGGGGTTAA